The genomic region AGCATCATTACGAGCAGCTTCAGAAATGtctgtaataaaatatttaaataaattccacTTTAAATACTTCATTTCACGATTGCCCGCTAACTTACGCCCATCAGCGACGCCCAACGATTGCAGAATGGTGAATACCAGTtcttcgtcttggagtgaatgGGCAAACGTATGGGCGCTATAGGCTCTTCATCCTCAGCAGTCTGCTCTGCAGATCCGCTATCCGGCGCGTTTGTGCTATTGTAACCGTCACGGAAACCAACAACATTTGGATCGTTGCCATACTGTTGCTGTTGGATATGATTGCTTTCAGTCTCATGATTGCTCGGCGCCGCcgctgcagcagcagcagcagcagcagtagatgACGTGGTGTTTGAAGGCACATGATGTGGTGAATTTTGTGGTGTTTGTTGTAAGTTTTTATGACGTACACGATCTGGAAATAATAAATCCAAATCGTTGCTATCCTGTCCAGGCGATTGTGTCGCACCGTAACGTCGCGTCTCATACGATGGACTGGACGCTTGTATGCGGAAGCGTTCTTCGCGTTGCTCTTGTATGTCGAAAGTTTGTGCCAAAGCAAAGTAGGAGTAATCAATGCAGGCATATGTTAGCAGGAAAGGCATGGTCACAATGGGCGCCAGGAAGTTTATATCACCCACTATGATGAATGTGACGGTAACAACAGCTACAACACCCATGGCGTAGAGTGGCACTTTATTGGGGCCGCGCtgttaatttgaaattaaaaataaaaacaagaaatttttgtaaataatggcGTCAATTAAACTAAAcaatgtttttcacttacaccCTTGCCTAGCACATCTATGCCGGGTATAACGCTTTCATTGGCTATACTTTGCAATACGCGCGGTGTGCCGTACATAGCGCCCAAGCACGAAGACATGCTGGACACATAAATTCCGGCGAGTAGTAGAAACGGCACTGCTGAGACCTTCACAGCTATCATGAAATCGGTAAGCAGCGTAGGGCGCGTACAGGTCGCCCCCAAAAATAGCACGAATACCATGTAAAGGAAAgtgctgaaatcaaaaaacgcACACAAAGTAAATTTCATGTTGacctacaaaacaaaaaaaatagtccCCGCACTTACGACGTGCCGAATGCCGCCAATGTGCCATTAGGTATATCTGTTGAAGGCGCGCGCAAGTCACCGCTCATATTGATGCCAGACAGCACGCCGGTCACAGTTGGAAAGAATACGCCGAACACCCTAAACCAGGAATACCCATCCTCATACTTTGGCATTAAATTGTCCCAGAAATTGCTGCTGTCCCAACCATCAAACCCGTTATCTGTAAGtgagcataaaaaattttattatattcaatgCAGTAATTTTCCCCACAAAATTTACCTGAATCACCGCCTATGAAGCTGCCCACCATAAAGTCCAAAGCTGATACCAAGAGTATCATCAGCAATATGAACTGTAGCTTAATGACCCATTTAACACCAGCCACATTTATGCAGCCAAGCAGCAGCACCGCTGCTGTAGCAAATCCACGTATCGCCCACTTGTTGTCCTCCAGTCCGACAAGGCCGGCCATACTCTCGCCGAAACCCATGACATTTAAAGCGCAACCAACCGCCTGTCCGAAACAGTACAGCAAGCCCAATGAACCGCCAAAGCGTGAGCCCAATGTATGAGCTATGAGGAAATAAACACCGCCACTCTCCACACGACACCGCTCACAAATGCCCACGGCCGAAAGCACTGAGACTAAAGCAATCACTACAGTGCAAAAAATAATTAGCACTGCATTGATTATGCCCGCTTGCGCTACAATCCAACCAGAACGCAAAAAGACAATCACACCGAATACATTTATAAGGCAGGAGGTAAATACGCCATCCCAAGTACCGAAAAGCACTGGTTGTGAGATAAAGAAATTCGAACGCcacctgtaataaattaatttgcaaTATTCGTGTTATCATTTTTacgtctttttttttgttttgttttattgctgTTCGGTTACCATGGCTTATCGCCCTGTTCGTCAGCGAATATCTCATTACGTCCAGACGCTTGATGTCCGCCCGCTGCATAAGTGTACTCATTGCCCAAATCCACAAAACCACCAGAATTTCCCCGTTGCCGAAAGTTAGCGACTACAACATCGCCTGGTCCATCATCATCCAGTCCGAAGCGATTCCAATCAACTTGGCGACGTCCAACGCCATTAGCGCGACCACCGCCGTTATTACTCATCGCTATTTTTGATGATACGTATTAACGGAATGTAACCAGTTAACTTTCTATATTTGTTGGCTTTTGTTTATCACTATTTTTGGTGCTCCACGCAGGCAATTGGACTTCAATATACCACAAACAGCCTGCGTGCCAGCTGATCGCTTACCGCACTTTTTTCAGTGTTTACTGCCTTTGCCTTTGGAGGAATTGCTGTTTATTCAATAATTCCATATGTTAGCGTTTCGTAGGCGTGGTTTTGTACCGATTTTCGTTGCCAAGAAAAGTTGGTTTTACCAAGAAGTGCATTTacgacttttttatttatttgttgtgtgTGTGTCATTCAGTTGTCAAACTGATGTCATCTTCAGCGCTACCAGATGGCGGCAGCTGGCCTTTGAGAACAAATTTCAATGGATTGAGGAATTCCTGTTGCTTTGCACAGTGGAACAAGTGGAGCGATATTACAAGCCgtgataaaaaattatgatttcaagtttatgtgaaatataaaataaattatttgttgtaacaaaactccacaaaaattgctcgttagtatatatGGGCATTTCTCCAATGTCGAATGCGACATTCGTACGcattcaaagtgaaaaaaaacatataccaaaacagtattttattttgacaaaagGCGAAAGCTATAGCACTTGATTAGCACTACGATTGGTGCTAAGGTTGATTTTGGGAAATTGTTCGTTTTCaagataattacaaaaaatcaaaccaTTCGCATGCGACAAAAACAGAAGTcgctttcaaagcaaaaaaatcaaatacttttttcagCGAAACCTGAAGAAATATATTAACGCgactaatttttaaatgttatgcATTGATGTATcttaataatgctttttattttattcaaaaatattaagtagtctattttttatttaattttaatcactgTCGCACGCGACATGTCCATCAtactttttatgttaatttttttactttttatgtaattagaCATGCAAAAGATGattataaatgatttttaatatatcttatatataaaataaagtcaactttttgtgtgtgttcgctaaccggccgtgtctttgcaccgaattaaaccaaacttacaaacATTGTTAAGAatgtattgaagatggtttccgtatagtttggatacctattggtggatagggttcgagatataggtcaaaacgtggacccgggtaaccttcggatgtgtatgtacaatatgggtatcaaatggaagctgttgttAAATGCTTTAGTGtgtatttttcatgcggctccgtgactagggtctcgagatagagaccaaaacgtggaccctagaatgtgtttgtacaatatggatatcaaattgaagctgttggtgaatgctttagtacagagtatttttcatgccgctccgtgactggggtctcgagatataggtcaaaacgtggacccgggtaacctttggttgtgtatgtacaatatgggtatcaaatgaaagctgttgataagtgctttaatacggggtaattttcatacctattgatgactagggtctcgaaatatatgccaaaacgtggacccgccgtgtgtttggcaacgcgtacagcgttcttttgaaccagccataatgtcgtttactttttttaacgcttagggcggaactgaactgtcaaatttacagtgtgagttacaatgtgtcaatatttctttctgatttggatgccataaagagaagacgtaagtgcaaagtgtaacaattttttgtgaatttttttggagtggattttggaacagtgaataatttcttacgaaatttgagaattaaatgtgaaatccgaatgttcaaatgaaattatgtgttcgtggaaaaaaaatgtttttcgtttttgtttttttttttaatataaaaggataatggttaaaaaagctccaatgcttaataaaacatataaattgaaacgaaaaattcatggatgatcaggaaaaaagacgattgattcttagttattcatttgcgttgatttgaaatttaaaaacaatcttcttttttcctgattttcaatttatattttatatttactcaaaaacaaatagaaaaacaaaaaatattgtttatgccaaagcgcttgaataaagaataaagaaataaataatatgaaaaccatagcttttctgttctaaaccatatctattctattttagtgtgcccagcgaagagggccgggtttgctagttcaatatatttattttcacaaccAAAATTATAAAGTTAACAAAATATCTTCAATAAAGAAAACCCAAAATAAGTATATTAATCTTATATACTATGTAAAAACAAAGAGCGGAAACTAACTTAACTGAGAATAGTATTACTAATGTCAAATAAAGTTCTTTTAATGGAATATGCAGTCCTAGCTGCTTCTAACTGTTGACCATCGCAACAAAACGAATGCAACTGGGATATACCtggaatatttttcacttccTTCCATTTTTCGTCCAACTTATAATGAAgagacaaattttcaatttgagcagatggcataaaatacattttaattccatttgtgTTGTTTTGTGCACATTGATAAAACGATAGTGCATCTGGTAAAACAacgtttttagattttgttatttgccacacttttcttttaatgacGGCTCCAACTCCATCAACGGCTCCCTTTCCGTGAGAACTagcaaaaaaattccattccatatATATACATCCAATTTGTTTAATAATGTCATTCAAGCTTgtcaaaatgtatttattttttaaactgagCGCAGCTtccaacagaaaatattaaaatctttgaaaaatgcccataattttttttaatttcgattaaaaggtttaaaacaaaaacaaatacgtcGTGTTTATTGTGCGTAAGTTTATCGACTTTTTAGTTGATTATCATGTACTGTATCATAATACATGTTCCTTTAAAATTGTATAATCCAACAACCAATAATGACGTTGGTATAAACAAAATTCGAAAAGCCCTAAATGCAAGCGTAACAAATTTGCCAACCAAAACTGTAACTTACGCCTTTAgagaaataataaacaacaaacacaagAAGGCATAGCATGCCATGCCATTGTGTGTGTTCTTATTTATCAGTTACTGACGAAAAGTATTGACGATAAGGTTTTTTGCATCTCTGTATTAACAgttagtttttcttttgtatgtttCTAAGAGGCTTTACTGAGTTggagtttatttaattaaaactaaaaatctctaaaaatgattaacgaaataaattttaataagtcagtgttaaaaaaacggtgaataaaacatatttaaattacaataaccGAATGACCGGCAAAATTTATAAAGGTCTTAATAAGGgaattgtgtatgaaaagaatcCTCGAAAAATGGGCTTAAGATGTCAGtctaaatattgtgaaaaagcACATTGCGTCATTGCTCccaatttgatgaaaatatacgCCAAGAAATATTTGATGGATTTTGGAACATGTCGTGGAAAGAAAAGAAGATTTATGTAACAAGCCAAGtagaattagaagaaaaaacacgaaaccGTGACACATTTTCGAGGCGATCGCTATCTAAACGGtattatttgaaagcaaaaacaactcGTATCCAGGTTTGCCGGCAAATATTTATGTCAACTCttggaataaatgaaaaaatgataagaaattgggtagattcgaaaattttaaaacacacgCAATTAGATATTGCTCCGCCAAAAGGAACGtcgaaaaatgctaaaaaatacgaaaagcgCCTTAACTTTTTAAAGAAATGGTTAAACAGTATTCCAAAACTCGAATCCCATTAACGAAGACAATACagtaccaaaaattatttacaaacagATATTAAATCATACAACCAACTTTATAAACTATATTGTGAAGAATCCGATGGTAATAATGACGATGAAATTTTACCAGTATCGTATCCAAAATTTATGCTTaccataaaacaacaaaatatttcattgtttaaacCAAGGAACGATATGTGTGATATTTGTGTATcatttgaggcaaaaaacataACTGAGGATCAATATAATAGTCATAGATCACAAATCAATGAaatgagaaaagaaaaagaaaacgatATCGAAAGTGCCAAGTCTGGACTGTGCTTATTATTGTGCATGGATATGCAAGCAGTGAAACTGATTCCCCAAACAAATGCTAGTGCCTcatattataaaatgaaattacagGTGCATAATTTCACTATTTATAAAATCATTACTCACGAGTCTGATAATTACATTTGGGATGAGTCTGAAGGGAATTTTGTAGCGTCTACTACCGCCACATGTATTGTTAAATACTTAGAGAAGTGTTTACTTCAGTCACCAGATACGAGTATTAACCACGTCATAATATATTCTTACTCATTCATATTTTTGGGATTACGACTCTCTTCCTAAGCGATACTCTTCTATTAGTCCAGGTAACATTATCAAAATCAACTTTCACGATctacttttacaataaaatgtgttttatagGCAAAAAAATTGGGGATCCTATCGTTTCCAAAATTCGAGCACTGGCATATGATCCGCttggaattatttattttaaaacaaacatcAAAGACGAATATACTCTTTTTCCACATCGGTGTGCCAAAAATTTTCATGACTCCCAACTTGCTCCATTACATACCAAAAGattaaacatttctaaaaaaaagtggGAACATCTTAACGATCTTAAGTCCTTTATACCAGCAGATTGTCATGATTTTTATACTAATTTGCCCTATGAAAATGAATAGCAAGATTTATGTAAAGTTTTCATCTTTTTacgaatttaatttctttttgtttaaccttctttttgagaattattttttgttttgttggtttgttatcaaaataaaaaatatataataataaattggatAATAtccattataatatattattacattataatcaatttaatgcaagaaataagcaaaatattttgagaaaattaccaaaaaacaaactttcTATTTGAGTTACGCCCTTTTCGATTTCAGAAAAAACTAATTGTAGAAGGCGTAAGTTTCATATATCTGTAAGTAATacgaaaagtaatattttttcttcaaatactgattcttttatgaaaaataatcttaacttgagaaaatattgaaaaattttgccttatttttcattttaaaaggtTTTTTGCTTCtcctgtaaaatttttaaaatgtaacttagggcttttttgatttcatgtgACGATATACTAATAAAGATATTTTcgaacgaaaatttattttgaatctgTACATTTTACACTTACGATGTCGCACGCTACAAGCTttaaataagtaagtaaaaagAGCAAAGCGCTGATTATTTTCcagcaaagttttgtttatttaattagcaataaaaatatctatttgCTACTAATATTTGATGCAAATTGTACAAATACCTTCGACTCACTGATAACAAATGTTCTTTTTCAATGTCGCACGCGACATCGAGTTATAcggtaaatcaaagaaaaaatttaccgTAATTGGCAATCGCATCGttccttttacatttttcttacatTCTTTATATATAAACCGAGATTTAAGAAAGCAAACGTCACGGCATACTATATCTCATCAAGATcattaatcaaaacaaaacatgcAACAGAAATGTTTAAAACGGAACTTTTGCACTGGTTCGACTTTGCAttcgaatatttcaaaatgtggtatgtacaaatgtaaaatttgtttacattagtTACATTTGATAGATTccctataaaaatatgttaaaacaacataattttatagacTTTGAATTTATTGGCTTCGGTTGACATTTCTGTGGAAATGGCATATGTaatgttatactagttgcaatgaaaatactaataataaaaaaaaaagtgaaatataacGGAAGAAATagtaataaactttaaatttaaggaTATGTGACGgcttaacttttttcaaaatcaacaaatttaagTTATTTCGCTCTGATTAAAGAGAAAAAATCgaaccttataaagtgttagttttattcgtcgaaagaggactttactactcaattgctgacttagtccaaagtagcacttgttggcaagagagattctccgttggaaaaaaacttaataagcaATTTTGAACTTGCGTATATGTAAGtcttgaatttaattttgtttaatgtgtatattggtgttgttgttgcagtttacCAAACCTTGCCATAATCAGGTTTTCGATGAATTGCCGTCTAATagcaaacaaatcagctgtttcgGAGGCTTCTGAGCAATAGAATCAATGCAACTCAGTACTCAAAATCTCATTCGATTTTAGATATAAGCCGTACCTGAGGATTAAGAATAAATGTGTCTCCCAGCAATCGATTCTACAATACCGGAACCACCCAAAGATATGGGTATCTGCAAAGCAAATCCACATGTAGAGATTTgggaaaggaaaacaaatatttgaggATGAAACTGATGGTTGAAGTACCTGCTGCTTTAATTATTTTCGGGTAGGCCTTGTCTTCCAATTGCTTAGGTCAGACAGTACCTTTTGCATTGTGATCTACCAGGTGTACGGACGAGCAAGCGGAAAtatttgtcatttttctttactttgccATCTCATTTTCGCCTACATAATTTTGCGTTCAATCAGAAGTTCAATAATTATGTTGCTGATTTTATTTGCACTCAACCAGAGCTaacatacagttagtaacataaataagtatacagcagcctgatttatggaattgtttgacgctaccgctttccttaatatgtaatcaaaatattttacacatggtaattgtgtactgggataagctttcatatgcgtCTTAATTTAgatgtaaattttaggtaccattatccacgctttgctttgtgTTTGATGCCAtcgaaatttatgtcacaaaagttagtatacagcaaacgattgttcagttagcataacatttatttttacgtatttattaaaaaaggtaaaactattaaaaggaaataattaaagttagtataaaaatttagggaagtacgttttgtattaattattgCGACttttttagtaatggcaccaaggggaaaagagctttctgatgatttaaaaaaactgattataatatATCACAAGGAATATAAATCATTGCGATAAATCGatcgtttgatagataggagttttactacagttcaaaagattgtgaataaatataaaagtgaagGAAGCAtcactaataaagagcgttgtgggcgtccgccgctcttaagtcccagacaaaaaagcttagtcgtaaggaaaatcaggacaacccccaaaataagtgcccccaaattaaaatctgaagttgaaaatgagactggaaaacaatttagaacctaaactattcgccgggttttgcatagtgctggttatcatgggcgcaatgttaggaaatagcccttcgtgagtagtgtcaatcggaataaacggatttcattcgtAAAagttcatgaaaaatatgaccaaacgtttggaactaagtcatattttctgatgagtgtaagttcagtatctaTGGATCAGATGGCCGTGAAAAGTatggaaacttggtatttatggaaaatattttgggccaatatggttatttaaatattttgaaaaatattttaaaagaaagcgctacgaaattgggCCTTGGAGCAACGTTTATCTTCCGGCAGGATAATCACCTCAAGCACACATCtaacattgtacgagagtggctgttatacaatgtgcgaaaacagctgaaaacaccgccacagtccccggataccaacccaatcgaacatttatagGAATATTTAAAGCGGAAAATAcataaacatccgattagaaataaggagcAACTGAAAAACTTctttcaagaggaatggaataaaataccaccagctgtaactgaaaacttggtgaaatcaatgccatcacgatTTAAAGCGATTGTAGAGCTTAATGGTTAACCTACCACATACtagaatttgattttaaatatgtttttgatttcacaaattaataatattatatgataaactgtatacagtgcactcgcgataactcgaactaattaaaacaggcgctgttcgatttatcgaatttgttcgacttatcaattgagtgtgctatgttaaaaaaacagtcatcgatatcgatttttttcaattaaatttatttatttatttacatatggatatgaacatgaatatgtttaaaataattaattcgtttcaatatttttcatcaaatatttggcagtctttgtgtcagttacacaaaaaaagtcagctttaacagaaaagttaggccgaaaagaaagttgtaatgtgtgtttgtcttttcttgcctgcagcaatgttgaagattgttaacctttgcggggcttacttgttcagttgtggcccactgaattaccttattgatagagctaactgcctcctcagatgatatccgctcacatgtctcagttgtgttgttaaactcagactcagaatcactagtttcaattattacttctgtgtcggtaaattcggcaccatcattccatttgttaacatcatgaagcgtaaattcgacctgTAAATTATGCTTTTCATAGAGAagtcaaaattttaaagcatataTTCCAGTCAGAATACCTGTGGGGCCAAATTGTTAAGCTTATTAAGAAGAGAGTCTGTTACTATCTGGTTTTCTtccaacaattgttttttttttaaatgctcaatgGAATATTATCTTCATTAGAGTCGCCTAAGTTggcaaaactcaaaatgtttttctaacatTTGGATAAAGTTTCCTTTTCTAACCGACTCCAAGCTGCATCTAAGAAAGTTACTGAGtctcttaaattaatttttttcatagattCGGTTATATCGCaattattgttgaaaatggaagccagtagaaaatttctgtagtatagtttcgttatacgaattacattttggtctattggctggatcaatggtgtcacattcggcggcataaacatagttaaaattaaaccatcctcggactttaattcgatttcgttgggatgtgatggggcattatcaattagaagaagagccttctcaggtagtcccccatctttcaaatattttcttacctaaatattacagtcatttaacttggttaaaaaaattgttttaatgaatctggattttacctgcggcacgaacgaattatgaaaccagtctttgaaaatcgccgaagtcatccaggctgatttggaatttttgtactccaccggacagttaaaatttttgaaaacacgaggatttcttgctttgccaataacgagaagtttaagcttatggttgCCGGTAGCGTTAGTGCATGCCATAAATGTAAAACGCTGCTTTTCAGACTTTCTTCCCGGTGCTTGTTTTTCCGACAACGAATCATAAGTTTTCTCAGGAAGAAGTTTCCAGTACAATCCGGACTCGTCGGCGTTATATATTTGGTCGGCACATATCtccatttcctttattttttcttgtaaaaccattt from Anastrepha obliqua isolate idAnaObli1 chromosome 2, idAnaObli1_1.0, whole genome shotgun sequence harbors:
- the LOC129237855 gene encoding solute carrier family 12 member 8: MSNNGGGRANGVGRRQVDWNRFGLDDDGPGDVVVANFRQRGNSGGFVDLGNEYTYAAGGHQASGRNEIFADEQGDKPWWRSNFFISQPVLFGTWDGVFTSCLINVFGVIVFLRSGWIVAQAGIINAVLIIFCTVVIALVSVLSAVGICERCRVESGGVYFLIAHTLGSRFGGSLGLLYCFGQAVGCALNVMGFGESMAGLVGLEDNKWAIRGFATAAVLLLGCINVAGVKWVIKLQFILLMILLVSALDFMVGSFIGGDSDNGFDGWDSSNFWDNLMPKYEDGYSWFRVFGVFFPTVTGVLSGINMSGDLRAPSTDIPNGTLAAFGTSTFLYMVFVLFLGATCTRPTLLTDFMIAVKVSAVPFLLLAGIYVSSMSSCLGAMYGTPRVLQSIANESVIPGIDVLGKGRGPNKVPLYAMGVVAVVTVTFIIVGDINFLAPIVTMPFLLTYACIDYSYFALAQTFDIQEQREERFRIQASSPSYETRRYGATQSPGQDSNDLDLLFPDRVRHKNLQQTPQNSPHHVPSNTTSSTAAAAAAAAAAPSNHETESNHIQQQQYGNDPNVVGFRDGYNSTNAPDSGSAEQTAEDEEPIAPIRLPIHSKTKNWYSPFCNRWASLMGTFLKLLVMMLVNWYYALTCFVVVFIVWFYVGTANPAVKPGLTAEFNFFVWLKSVIFRCFGKRMHQYEQVVVTPTCPGVDFSPTQLNEENADFSQRSRYHHSAVVEGHLIDDV